Part of the Sorghum bicolor cultivar BTx623 chromosome 1, Sorghum_bicolor_NCBIv3, whole genome shotgun sequence genome, aatcgtcgcggttttcgcgccgccgatcccaaccttctctgtgatcacggttgtcggggcggcggttgttcctgttgtcgtatcgaccgcgaccgtcatctcgccggggaggctggtcgggacctctcgcatcgtctcggattagtttctccgcgtcgtcggcgtcggcataatttttggccgtggcgaggagctccgccaccgttgttggccgtttacgcaacagcttgttccttagcgcttcatggaagcgcagacccttgatgaaggcagagatggcctcgtcgtgggaaatcttcgggatcttaaggcgcatatccgagaatcgtcggatgtaatcgcgcagaggttcgttcttcctgtcccttatcctttcgaggtcatacttatttccaggctgctcgcatgtggcgatgaagttgtcgatgaaagtctggcgtagctcttcccaagagtcgaaggagtcttcgggcaagccaagaagccattgatgaccagcctggtcgaggactacgggaaagtagttggccatgacgtgctcatctcccgctgctgatcggacggcgatttcatagagagtgatccagttctctggatttttcttgccatcgtattttttaagtttttcgagcttgaagttgcggggccacacgacttggcggaggtgtgaggagaattgccttaggcccggggggccgtgtgttgcatcgtactcaatacggcgcaggttttcgtgggctgctctctctgtggcacgcctgttgatgcggtcccgggcatctttgggagggatgttgtgccggagatccctgtgttggtttacttcttgaccgcgtctgcggttctgctcacggtgaccgtcagtgtcccgaccaccatcgtcgcgccgtgaatcttttcgatggttgtcgggagagcggctatGGCGACGCCTGCTTGgaggtggtgaggtccggctacgattggtctggtcggaggtggcttccgtgtaagagacgtcctgggctCTCTTGagtagagtggctgtctgtcccattgcggcgatcaggtgtgctcggatgctggtctggACTCCTTGGCATtcaggggtatcagggagccgatctagattagccatggccacagccacgttggcgcttggcgtcttgtagactggctggtccccgaccatgtcaaaagcgtcgttgagattatgcggtggaatttgttgttgctcgtccgcacgtcgtcgggcgcgatcggcgttgcgctgctcgcggagttgcctctgctcgtccgtttctccatcgacgaccggttcgtcggcgctgacgttgaagacaatatctcctcgccgaggggggaataccgggaaacgagggaaacccggagggtgtgagggcaaatccaggtcgtagtcctcgtcttcggtgtttataacttcggtggggacggaaccggtgcttgagttggtgctggaagcctggccgtcccgtggtTCTTGaactgtcaccatgttgacgtagtgacgatcgttcctttttggcgaccaacccgctttgctgaaaacggattggatgtgccgcgagtagagagaggccgagttgttcaggccgcaaggatagtctcccttcttgagcttgacggatcgtcctgagggagttgaggttatcgtcaggggcgctcccagccgttcgtgtgtaacgacacgagttggccgacgggatttgaaaaaatccgttggagcagcttgatcaggctgacgcaggattccgtccactagttgggaggcttcaagtagcttggaatcagcgcggtcgagcgcttggagaaggtccgagcagccgatcttctttcccttatagtgcgggagcggtggtcgggcgctcggtgccgccacgcgagtggtcggagacggcgtggtcTCAGATCGGATTTGagtttctttcgaaaccgtggtcgtgaggccgtcgctgcacgtcgtccacatgatctggccgacggtgaacgtgaggccttcaggcacggtcgcggaagctgggatcgtaaccatcttgttcgccagagaaattgcacgcacaccccctacctggcgcgccactgtcgacgaaagctagtcggcagtctaccttggggtatacccacggtagtagtttatcggtagacggtgcacaaactacgaactcgatggtgacgcaagacacggacaagctttttatccaggttcggccgctgagttggcgtaatacctacgtcctgcgtctgattgtattgatttgtgttgagagaatatgatgtcctaggggggtcccttgcctctccttatatagtccggagggcagggttacagatctggaaactaatcctagtcggttacaattgccatagatagttcgatatcaattcctattctaaccgactagaatcctgcttcatctccacgtcttgtttccttgcgcgaaactccaagctgtcggatcaaaccttgagcttgtctcgtaatgggctaagcctcctggcccaagtctagccgtaagggtataggggtctatacccCCACAAACACCGACCTAGCATAGCCATACTTTCAGGCTTGTTGAATTGCAGAGCAGTTTTTCTCCTTTTTATCATGAAGTTTTGCTCTTGAATCTTCGGTATTTAGCATTGGGAAGTAGAACATCTTTCTTTAGAGGCTTCAGGGCTTATTGATAATATCACCTTATGATTTGAATTGTAATCATTAAGCTAGACTTACTTAAGATGCTTAAATAATGTAGCAAATATTGTCATCATCATGGATCATATTGATATTTTGTTGACACATTGCTCCCCCGAAAAATCAGACTTCAGATATTACTACAATTGAGGATATTTACAAAATGAAGTGTACTTGAATGGAGAGATTGGCTAACTGTTGGATCCCTTATGCTTTTGGCAGAATCTCCAAGGCAGACTTCGATGGTGATCTTTTGGAGGTACATTGAGGCGTTAACTGCACTGGAGAATGCCATTCTTTGGATATCCCTGTCTCAACTTTTCTGTTGGTCCATACTCTTAAATTTTTGTCCGCTGCAGTTCTGATATTTGGGCCAGTGATTCTTCTCCAGCAAGTCAACGACATTATATATGGACGGCTCGGAGTTTTACAAGGCACTAGACTTGCTTCTGAAATTTTCATCGGTTGATATAGTTCTCGTTGACAGATGGATAGCTACCATAGAATGGTCTCTTGCTAAGCTATGGATCATACTTGAACAGGAGCAAGTAGGAAGCCAACAGAATCTCTTTGCAGCCCTTCAAAACCAGGACCTTCTCTAATTCTCATTTTATTTGTTGAGTGGCTTTCTAACGTTCAGTAGGTACTGATTATAGCATGGTCACCGTTGTAGATTAATATTTTTGCTGAAGCAGATAATGCCCAGTGGAATATGTGTTGAGACGACATtagcatcatagcatttctCCATTGAGTTGAAGTTTGAATACTCTAATTAGTCTGCAGTTGTAGAAGGCTTTGAGCATTTTCTAGAGTCTATCAATATTTCAACAATAGGCTTCAACCACTTGACCAGTGGTGCAGCATCAATCTTTTACTGCCTATTCAGATGAGCGTTTCCACTCTAAGGTAACAAAAGTGTTTTTGCATATCAAAATATATGCTCTAGAATTATGAACTATTCTGTTGTGCAACTAAACCATCTTGGTGATATTACCATGATCTGCTTATTATTGACATGATTTTACTTTGCTTATTAAGCACTAAAAATTCGGTTTGCAACTAATGAGTAGTCTTTTATCTTGATACTAGGTTAATGCCCGTACGTTGTTACGGTATGTTTCTTCAGAGAAAACACATGAATTTTCAGAGTGAATTTGGTAAATTAAGATTAAAAAAGTAACTGTCCAGCATCTACAATTTTTTTGCCTAGTGCAATTGGTTGAATGCATGGATTCAATGCCTAAACTTTCATATTTCTCATTAACCTATAAGGCAAGCATAATTGTTAGCTTTTAGTCTCCAATGTGAAGAGGAAGAACTTATGAATGGAGTTCATGAGTGTTGGAGTTCATGATAAGATTATTTCTGCCATACTAACTGTACGAGAAAAATGTTGCTACCAAGTGTCACCATAAAAGATAGATGTCACCATAAAAGATAGAAACAAGATCGACTGGTGAAATTTGTAGGAACGCTGCATTAGTCATGATGTTTTAGCCAGCCGATGACCGATCTGCAAATAATGTTAGATTgagacaacatgttgagagcTCTATGAACATGATACTGATATTCAGGTAAGATGCCAACGACATATGGAAGTGAATGTTACAACTTAATTCAGGTATTGAATCTAAAATAAAAGCAAATTTATTTCTACAGCCTGTACTCCTGAAGTGTCTAATCTATACATTACTTACTTGGGTCTGGTGCACCCATCGTCATCCCAAGGCCGCTGCTGAGCTTGAGCACTGTCAAGCAGCTTCTTGGTTGCCTTAATGTCTGCATTTGTTACTTAGACAAATCAATCTAGTCTCATGCATCAGATTTAGGATTACGCAGAAGAGCAGGGGCTTCCAGGATGTCATACGACACCACCACCTCATTCTGGCCGTGTGGATCTTGGCCCATTCGATGAGATCTTCGTCGTTGCTTTAAGTTTTGCCGAAAGAGTCAAACGCACACACGCAGACGCAGTCAAATCGACCGTCATTTTTCTAGTTCGAGCAGTTCTTAATGATGCGCAATGCGAGCTATTTACCTGAGATAGCAGCCGACGAGGCTGAGCCTGAGGAAGCCGGATTTCTCATTCTGACTGCAGACACAAGAAACAAACCAACCAGTGAGACCAATAAAAAGCACCAGGAGGCGCGAGGCCGAAGGCAACGCCTCGCGAGGGctggcgagggcgagggcgctGGGCGGTGAACGAATCACGTTGGCGAGGGCGACGATTGGCAACGGCGCGAGGTAGAAGGCGAGGGCTCGCGAGGTCGAGGACGCCGAGCGGCGGACGAATCAAGCGAGGATGTCGCAGGAGGGTGCCTTCAAGCCTTGCGATGTAGGAGGAATGCCAACTTGCGGTGATTGCGTTGGCTTTCCGTTTTTACCTTCCTTGCGCAGGAGCGGGAGGAGGGGATCGCAGAGGAGGCAGACGGACGAACCAAAGCAAATGTTACACCAAAAAATGTCCACACTTTATTATTTTTAGTTGTAGTAGGAgatatatatgtgatatttatgtagtatatatttagtgttttatattgtgttatgtcatgtttacgtaatacatatgtgatgttctatgatgtttcttaCGGGAGTTGTGGCTTTACCATGAGTGTGGTAGATGGgttattttcataatttttagttgtagagattcttttttcattttttttagtttttgtttttcgattttattttattttctgtcttttccttattcttttcttgttttaattttaccttttattttctttttgttttggttttatttttattgttcttccttgcttctatttgtttttcttttttcttttcagattttctatgtttcttcattcttattttatattttatttccttttaatcttatttttatctttatttgaattattcattaattttatttgctctatgcactttttatcatttgttaattatgtttgtttttatattttttcttagtaattttattttttatttttattttctatatatgtgatatttatgtagtatatatttagtgttctatattgtgttatgtcatgtttacgtaatatatatatgatgttctatgatgtttcttacgagagttgtggcttcaccatgggtgtggtagatgggtcctttttataatttttagttgtagagaattgTACTCGTTGTCGCTTGTGTTCTTGTGTCGGCATAGAGACTCGCTCTCCTTGATCTTGTGTCGCTTGTTTCCTACATAGTGTCATTTGAGTTGTGAAAGGTGGTAGTGAAGTCGTTCTCAATCTCATGTCGATCTTTGCCCAGATCGTGTTATTTGTGTGGTATAGCATTCTGTTTCTAAGTTGTGTTACCTTGGATTCCGGTGAGGAGATGGTACTAAAGTTGCACTTCCGTCATTAAATCCTATCGTGGCAACACGTGTTGATCTATCGCCGCTTGTATAGATTGCATCGGAGAAATTGGCTATTATAGAACTCCAAACAAGTGGTTTCTCTATAATAGGATTTTCTAACGTTGATTTCTCCGAACAACAGGACTCTAAATATTTGAACTAAACTATAATAACATTTTGTGTCTTTTTAATCTCTTTTCTTAACTAAATACATATATTTGTTTGTAAAGTGATTTTTTTACCCTTCGGTCATTAGATCGTGAGATCAACTCTGTTACGGGCTGATTGGTTCGCTACCTTACCGTCTTCTTGACTGGCCTTGGCTAGCTGGCTGGCCGTACGTGCGGGCCGACTGGCCGTGCGTGCAGTTGGCTGGTCGTGCTGGCTAGCTGTGTGTGCTGGCCGGCCGACCGTGCTAGCATGGCGTATTTGGTGGCCAGTCAGCTATGGTCATAGCCAGCCATCCCTGGCCAGCCGTGACCATGCCAGCCAGCTTAGCCAAGGCTAGCTAAGGAGACGGACAGTGAACCAGCCAAACTATGGTGAATTTTTTTCCCATACAGAGTCGACCTCACAATCTAATGACTGAAGGGTAAAAAGGTCATTTTGGAACAAATATATGCAGTTAGATAAGAAAAGAGATTAAAAAGACACAAAATGTCATTATAGCTTAGTCCAAATGTTTGGAGTCCTATTTTGGAGAAACCAATATTACCTATTATAGAGAAACACTTGTTTAGAGTCCTATAATGGTCAATTTCTCACTAGTTGGACATTATTTTGTCCCTATtgcaaatatatttatatttttagagTTGATGGACCTAAGTCATAACACCTCCTAAGAGCGTCTGTAAGAGTTTGTAAAAACTCACTCCCAATCTTGATTTTTTGGCAAGCTTGAACAAAACTGCTTCCAATGATTTATAATCTTTCGCACTTGCAAAAGTTGATCTAATGGCATGGAAATTCACACGTGTTTCATCGGCCAATCTAGAGATGGAAGGATGTGGAAAACAATAAGTAAGAATATGATTCCCAATACAAATGTACAAGAGAAAGAAAAATGGTCATGGTAATTTCAAAATAATTTAGAATTCCTGCCACAAAATGTCTTCTATCCTTTAGAAATAATCCGGAATTCGTACTACAAAATGTCTTCTAACTTTTTTGAGCCACTTAGAAAACTCACTAATTTACCAATTGTTTTTTTAAAACTATAGTAAATGCTCTAAGTTAAATGCATCCATTTTACTCTATTCAAAATTTCAAAATCCAAATAAACATACATAATATGAGATACTGCATTCTACGAATCCCTCATCAATCTAAAGGGGGGACaatagtaaggccttgtttagttccgaaaaaaattcggatttcgctactgtagcactttcgtttttatttgacaaatattgttcaatcatgaactagctaggatcaaaagattcgtcttgtgatttacagacaaactgtgtaattagtttttattttcgtctatatttaatgcttcatgcatgtgccgcaagattcgatgtgacggagaatcttgaaaactttttggatttcggagtgaactaaacaaggcctaaagcaaAAAGGTTGACAACAGTAGATGAAATTGTGCTAGGTTTTGGCGCATGAAAGGAATTGATATCAGAGATTTCTTCTCGTCGATATAAAACATTATCTTAGTCATATCACGAAAAGATGTATATAATAGAGTTTGCGAGCCTGCGACGCTATATTCTTCCTGACTGTGttaattttacaaactttatttTTTGATTAAATATTATTTTAATATTATTACTTAATTCTTGCAGTATTGTTATTTTATCATGCAATCCATGTGTGTTTTAATATAAATTGTTAGCTATCCCATAGCAACGCACGAGCATGCCACCTAGTAAAAGGAAAAGAAGCAGGTTAGGCCACCCGGAGAGGAGAGAAGAAGATCGGCCACGAAAGGAAACCAGCCCAAAGTCAAGATTTggatataaggccttgtttagtccgcaaaattttttgtttttggatactgtagcatttcgtttttatttaacaaacattatccaatcacggagttattaggctcaaaagattcatctcacaaattacaggtaaactgtgcagttagtttttatttttgtctatatttaatgctccatgcatgcgaccaaagattcgatgtgacgggaaatcttgaaaatttttgcgaactaaacaaagttcttttcatttttttagaACTTTGCAAATCCAAATGAAGTCGAACTTAGTTCAAACTTGATTAAGACATTATGGGAACATTTTCAAATAGTTTGGTGGCCAAAATATTTGACAAATGATTTAAATATTTCTTCTTGCAAATTTTATCACATGACGAAGGATTATTGCATGCATCAATAGGAGGTGTAAAACAAAGGAAAAAAGAAGTGGACAAATGTGGTTGACATATAACAATAGTTCTCTTAAACTTGTTTTTATTTGGGCTATTACAACTTTTTAACCAAATATTGATAAAAATAAATACTTGAGAAAAAAATACATTGATTTATTTATGTCTTGTATCACAAGAAAAAAATTATTTGGGATGCGACATGGATGCATCAAACAAGGTGATAGATTTAGGAAATATGAAAACCACATATCAAAATATAAATTATggcaaaatatttttatataaagatGCTATTGTATCATGACATCGAAGTATTTTGGATGACAATTATGATAGACAAGAATCATCATAATAATCATCACAAGTATGAGATTGAAGTATCTTATGATGATTTTGGGTTGGCATCAGTGACACACGATAACTAACTTTTGGAGaacattataaaaaaaatgttgTGATGACCTAGCACATTTTTTTCATGAAAAAATCGCCTATAAAAGCCAGCTTCTCTTGTAGAGTTTCTGCATTACTTATGTGACATGCATTCTGCGTACGTAATGACCTTTATATTCAACTGAAGGGACCATAGCGTGGAAGATGGGAGGATAAATTTGGTCACTTAAAAATGGAGGACAAAACCCACTTATAAAAATGACACAAACTCGATCTAAATGTGCACTAGTTTTTTTAAGTGTTGCTATCTCAAACACAAAAAGACATTTGCACCCTAGGTTCCAAAAGAGAGGTTAGACAGTCACTTAACGCCATTGTACTTGTTCTAAACGTTGCcgactgaaaaataaatattaactaataatctccTAATAACATCTCAACATATGCGATGAGTATAAGAAAGGTACCCTAACACGCCTACCAAAGTGTAAACCCTCTATAGGTTCAAAAATAAGAACCTACGTACTTAGCATAAATATAAATACTATCATAAAAAAATGCAAAACGCCGTGATAGATTGGAGACTTAGAAACCCAATGGACAAGTTTCACGACAACTAAGATATACTTCCTCTATCTACGAAACAATCGATTTCTAAAATCTATGTCAgttaaacttttttaagtttgactaactttataaaaaagaataacaacatatatataacataaaatgcgcatcatatgaaaatatattatataatgaatctaatgaaactaatttgatactataaattttatttttttagaaatttagtcaaagtttaaaaaaagTTATCTAGAAATTAATTCTTTCGTCGACAGAGTAAGTAAGTACACGTATAATTCATGATAATAATTTCCGCTGGTCTCCGGATTGAGTGATAGTGACAGACAGCCCTCGCAATTTAAGGTGTGTTTGTGCGCGTAAAAGAGAAGTGCACTCCAGTTGTGCCCGTGCCAGCTCGCTTGTGTCGTGATATATACCCGCGTCGAAAGCAAGCAAAGCTAAGGGGCGACCACGAAGGCGCACCGCGCGCGGGGAAATGAACCGAAGCCGCCAAAAACGCGGTGCGCGCACGGCCAAAACGCTGCTCATTTCCCTCCTCCGATCCCCGGCTGCGACGCTGCGTCTACGTGCGCCCCCAAAACCGAAAAAAAAGGAGCCTTTTACCTATATACCATTATGAAAGATCGACCAAAAAGTTGTTTCACACCGCTATACCCAACTTCATCTTCGGCTATACCCATGTGCCATTCCGTCCTCGTTCCGTTTATTTTCTTTCGTTTACAGGGTCTGACACATAGGTCCGAGGTAAGACAATGTCCTTATTGCCCTTCGAGTCGCTCTCCAGGCCACCTCCCGCCTCTGGAAGAACCTCGTCTACTTCCGCGTCAACTACGCCGCGGTCACCGCGCTGTGCCTGGCTGCGTCCCTCCTGGCGCACCCGTTCTCGCTAGCCATGCTGCTGGCGGCGTGGTGCCTCCTCTACGAGCTCCGCCCCGCCGACGCGCCGCCAGTCGCCGCGTTTTGCCGCACCTTCTCCGACCGCGAGGTGCTGGGTGGCCTTGTCGCCGCGTCCGCGTTCGTCGTCTTCCTCACGTCCGTGGGCTCGCTCATCTTCTCCGCGCTCGCGCTGGGTGCGGCGGTCGTGTGTGCCCACGGCGCGTGCCGCGTGCCTGAGGACCTGTTCCTCGACGAGGCTGACCAGGCTGCTGGTGGCGCCAGGAACCCGTTGCTGTGCGCCTGCGCGACAACCGCGGTGGCTCTCTGCTCAGCTCGCATCTATGGTGTGCCGGCTGCCGGGTGAGAGCTGAGAACGGAGGCGGAACGGTGCCCGTGCGGCCGTGCCTATCCGTCCGGTTGCTCTCGCCAGTACCCTTATCTGGCTGCTTTTTCTTGCTGGTTTGTCCGTTTCCGCTCGGGCGCGCGCACGCACGCGTGTTTTCTCCATGTTGCCGACGAGACAAGGgcatgtttagtttaaaaaaatcacTTCGTTTTGCCCtgcttgtcggtgttttccccctggggggtcacaccaacgagtaaaacttgtatgcgtgctcccttttccagatggtgatgcaagaagacacaaaaatTTATCCTGGTTTAGGCAAGAGAAGAccctacgtctagcggggggagagtttgtattattctgcacctaagtgcttgtacaggggtgaatacaagcgtggtatggatgaAGATGGAGTGAGttcgctctactacgtatggctTGTGTGTTGTGTTGTATCGCGTCCCCTGTATCCGCTcccaggcctccccttttatagttccaaggagagacctagggtacatgtataggcgtcagagtagggatcg contains:
- the LOC8066145 gene encoding PRA1 family protein B3 — translated: MVIASHPWPAVTMPASLAKATSRLWKNLVYFRVNYAAVTALCLAASLLAHPFSLAMLLAAWCLLYELRPADAPPVAAFCRTFSDREVLGGLVAASAFVVFLTSVGSLIFSALALGAAVVCAHGACRVPEDLFLDEADQAAGGARNPLLCACATTAVALCSARIYGVPAAG